A stretch of Mastomys coucha isolate ucsf_1 unplaced genomic scaffold, UCSF_Mcou_1 pScaffold1, whole genome shotgun sequence DNA encodes these proteins:
- the Mpz gene encoding myelin protein P0: MPGCNWSLAQDSPLVLGIQGILSRFQKTPLSSLSPALSTPQTLWAFAPTPAMAPGAPSSSPSPILAALLFSSLVLSPALAIVVYTDREVYGAVGSQVTLHCSFWSSEWVSDDISFTWRYQPEGGRDAISIFHYAKGQPYIDEVGTFKERIQWVGDPRWKDGSIVIHNLDYSDNGTFTCDVKNPPDIVGKTSQVTLYVFEKVPTRYGVVLGAVIGGILGVVLLLLLLFYLIRYCWLRRQAALQRRLSAMEKGRFHKSSKDSSKRGRQTPVLYAMLDHSRSTKAASEKKSKGLGESRKDKK; this comes from the exons ATGCCAGGCTGCAATTGGTCACTGGCTCAGGACAGCCCCCTCGTGCTGGGGATCCAGGGGATTTTAAGCAGGTTCCAGAAAACACCGCTCAGTTCCCTGTCCCCGGCTCTCTCCACCCCACAGACACTCTGGGCCTTTGCCCCTACCCCAGCTATGGCTCCGGGGGCTCCCTCATCCAGCCCCAGCCCTATCCTGGCTGCCCTGCTCTTCTCTTCTTTGG TGCTGTCTCCGGCCCTGGCCATTGTGGTTTACACGGACAGGGAAGTCTATGGTGCTGTGGGCTCCCAGGTGACCCTGCACTGCTCCTTCTGGTCCAGTGAATGGGTCTCAGATGACATCTCTTTTACTTGGCGCTACCAGCCTGAAGGGGGCCGAGATGCCATTTCG ATCTTCCACTATGCCAAGGGACAGCCTTACATCGATGAGGTGGGGACCTTCAAAGAGCGCATCCAGTGGGTAGGGGACCCtcgctggaaagatggctccattGTCATACACAACCTAGACTACAGTGACAACGGCACTTTCACATGTGATGTCAAAAACCCACCGGACATAGTGGGCAAGACCTCTCAGGTCACGCTCTATGTCTTTGAAAAAG TGCCCACTAGGTATGGGGTGGTGTTGGGAGCCGTGATCGGGGGCATCCTCGGGGtggtgctgttgctgctgttgctcttCTACCTGATTCGGTATTGCTGGCTGCGTAGGCAAGCTGCCCTGCAGAGAAGGCTCAG TGCCATGGAGAAGGGGAGATTTCACAAGTCCTCGAAGGACTCCTCGAAGCGCGGGCGGCAG ACGCCAGTGCTGTATGCCATGCTGGACCACAGCCGAAGCACCAAAGCTGCCAGTGAGAAGAAATCGAAAGGGCTGGGGGAGTCTCGCAAGGATAAGAAATAG
- the Pcp4l1 gene encoding Purkinje cell protein 4-like protein 1 translates to MSELNTKTPPATNQASDPEEKGKPGSIKKAEEEEEIDIDLTAPETEKAALAIQGKFRRFQKRKKDSTS, encoded by the exons CTTAACACCAAAACACCTCCAGCAACCAACCAGGCATCTGACCCTGAGGAAAAAG GGAAACCTGGCAGCATTAAGAAGgccgaggaggaggaagaaatcgACATTGACCTGACAGCGCCAGAGACAGAGAAGGCTGCCCTTGCAATCCAGGGCAAGTTCCGTCGATtccagaagaggaaaaaggattCCACCTCCTGA